The genomic region TCGACATGAGCGTCCGCAGGCTGAACTTCTCGACACCTGCCCCGCCGAGCGTCCCGATGACGACCATCCTCCCGTCGATCGCGAGCGATTGCAGGTTCTGTTCGAAGTACGGCCCCCCGACGAAATCCAGGACAATCGCGACGCCGCGCCCTTCGGTCCGCTCCGCGACCCACGGCGCGAACGGCCCATCCTTGTAGTTCCATCCGTCACGCGCGCCCAGCGCCACGCACCGGTCGATCTTCTCCCCGGATCCCGCCGTGACCAGGGATGTTCCCCCCGCTTCGCGGACCAGCTGGATCGCCGCCGTCCCCACGCCGCTCGCCCCGGCGTGGATCAGGACCGTCTCCCCGGGAGCGAGACGCGCCACGTTGAACAGGTTCTGGTACGCCGTCAGGAATACCTCGGGGATCGCCGCCGCTTCCTCGAACGTGAGGTTCTCCGGGATCCGCATCGCAAGATCCGCGGGGATGGCGACAAGCTCCGCGTACCCGGCACCCGGCAGCAGGGCGCATACCCGGTCTCCCGGCGCCCATCCTTCGCACGCGGGGCCGACCGAGGCGACCTCACCCGCCATCTCGAGCCCGAGGATGTTCGGGACCCCCTTGGGAGGGGAGTGCTTTCCGCGCCGCTGAAGCAGGTCGGCGCGGTTGAGCGCCGTCGCCCGGACCCGGACCAGGAGCTCGTCCTCCTTCCTCTCGGGATCGGGATGCTCCGCGACGTGGAGGAACTCGATGCCGCCCAACCCGCTCATCAGCACCGCTTTCATGGTTGCACCTCCGGGAACGGCGTTCGGTTCAAAGCGCCAGCGGCCTGGTGATGTCGATGCCGGGAAGGACGCGGGCCATCACCGCATGGAGCTGCT from Deltaproteobacteria bacterium CG2_30_66_27 harbors:
- a CDS encoding NADPH:quinone oxidoreductase, translated to MKAVLMSGLGGIEFLHVAEHPDPERKEDELLVRVRATALNRADLLQRRGKHSPPKGVPNILGLEMAGEVASVGPACEGWAPGDRVCALLPGAGYAELVAIPADLAMRIPENLTFEEAAAIPEVFLTAYQNLFNVARLAPGETVLIHAGASGVGTAAIQLVREAGGTSLVTAGSGEKIDRCVALGARDGWNYKDGPFAPWVAERTEGRGVAIVLDFVGGPYFEQNLQSLAIDGRMVVIGTLGGAGVEKFSLRTLMSKRLQLTGAGLRSMDNARKIRLTGHFATFALPRFADGRLIPIVDSVFDWKDVGDAHLRMESNANVGKIVLRVTG